The Takifugu flavidus isolate HTHZ2018 chromosome 21, ASM371156v2, whole genome shotgun sequence genome has a window encoding:
- the LOC130518065 gene encoding palmitoyltransferase ZDHHC18-B-like isoform X1 yields the protein MDSCEYEQIEPRARPTPAPTPPTRDGREERRRPRRRWEVFPGKNRFCCGGRVIMARQSGVFPLTLGLILLTCGLFFIFDCPFLVQHLTSCIPAIGGVLFLFVLLTLLRTSFSDPGILPRATPDEAAEVEKQIDGSGNASYRPPPRTLEVAINQQPVKLKYCFTCRMFRPPRTSHCSLCDNCVERFDHHCPWVGNCVGKRNYRFFYAFIVSLSFLTAFIFGCVATHLALRAQGGRGLVFALQESPGSAVELAICFFSVWSILGLSGFHTYLVASNVTTNEDIKGSWSGKSGEGVANPYSHRSAVLNCCATLCGPMPPSLIDRRGFLPQDESVQAGDGDTQPPAAAPVSQINVVGGASRPTLALQEPPNPSSADAS from the exons ATGGACAGCTGCGAGTATGAGCAGATCGAACCGCGGGCGCGACCCACGCCGGCGCCGACCCCCCCGACCCGGGACGGcagagaggagcggaggaggcCGAGGAGACGGTGGGAAGTTTTCCCGGGGAAGAACCGCTTCTGCTGCGGCGGCCGGGTCATCATGGCCCGGCAGAGCGGGGTCTTCCCCCTCACCCTGGGGCTCATCCTGCTCACCTGCGGCCTCTTCTTCATATTCGA CTGTCCCTTCCTGGTCCAACACCTGACCAGCTGCATACCCGCCATCGGGGgggtcctcttcctgtttgtgctgctcaCCCTGCTCCGGACCAGCTTCAGCGACCCGGGGATCCTGCCCCGAGCCACGCCGGACGAGGCCGCCGAGGTGGAGAAGCAGATCG acgGCTCCGGGAACGCCAGCTACCGCCCGCCGCCACGGACCCTGGAGGTGGCCATCAACCAGCAGCCGGTGAAGCTCAAGTactgcttcacctgcaggatGTTCCGGCCCCCGCGGACCTCCCACTGCAGCCTGTGTGACAACTGCGTGG AGCGCTTCGATCACCACTGCCCCTGGGTGGGGAACTGCGTGGGGAAGCGCAACTACCGTTTCTTCTACGCCTTCATCGTGTCGCTGTCCTTCCTGACGGCGTTCATCTTCGGCTGCGTCGCCACGCATCTGGCGCTGA gGGCCCAGGGGGGCCGAGGCCTGGTGTTCGCCCTGCAGGAGAGCCCTGGCAG TGCCGTCGAGCTGGCGATCTGTTTCTTCTCAGTCTGGTCCATTCTGGGCCTGTCGGGCTTCCATACGTACCTGGTGGCCTCCAACGTGACCACCAACGAAGAC ATCAAAGGCTCGTGGTCGGGGAAGAGCGGGGAGGGCGTCGCCAACCCGTACAGCCACCGCAGCGCCGTCCTCAACTGCTGCGCCACCCTCTGCGGACCCATGCCCCCCAG TTTGATTGACAGACGAGGTTTCCTGCCCCAGGACGAGTCGGTCCAGGCcggggacggggacacgcaGCCGCCCGCCGCCGCCCCTGTAAGTCAGATAAAtgtggtgggaggagcttcTCGGCCGACTCTCGCGTTGCAGGAACCCCCGAACCCTTCGTCTGCTGACGCCTCCTGA
- the LOC130518065 gene encoding palmitoyltransferase ZDHHC18-B-like isoform X3, with translation MDSCEYEQIEPRARPTPAPTPPTRDGREERRRPRRRWEVFPGKNRFCCGGRVIMARQSGVFPLTLGLILLTCGLFFIFDCPFLVQHLTSCIPAIGGVLFLFVLLTLLRTSFSDPGILPRATPDEAAEVEKQIDGSGNASYRPPPRTLEVAINQQPVKLKYCFTCRMFRPPRTSHCSLCDNCVERFDHHCPWVGNCVGKRNYRFFYAFIVSLSFLTAFIFGCVATHLALSRGPGGPRPGVRPAGEPWQCRRAGDLFLLSLVHSGPVGLPYVPGGLQRDHQRRREGTFSALGERRPDNETLLRPPCDRSKARGRGRAGRASPTRTATAAPSSTAAPPSADPCPPV, from the exons ATGGACAGCTGCGAGTATGAGCAGATCGAACCGCGGGCGCGACCCACGCCGGCGCCGACCCCCCCGACCCGGGACGGcagagaggagcggaggaggcCGAGGAGACGGTGGGAAGTTTTCCCGGGGAAGAACCGCTTCTGCTGCGGCGGCCGGGTCATCATGGCCCGGCAGAGCGGGGTCTTCCCCCTCACCCTGGGGCTCATCCTGCTCACCTGCGGCCTCTTCTTCATATTCGA CTGTCCCTTCCTGGTCCAACACCTGACCAGCTGCATACCCGCCATCGGGGgggtcctcttcctgtttgtgctgctcaCCCTGCTCCGGACCAGCTTCAGCGACCCGGGGATCCTGCCCCGAGCCACGCCGGACGAGGCCGCCGAGGTGGAGAAGCAGATCG acgGCTCCGGGAACGCCAGCTACCGCCCGCCGCCACGGACCCTGGAGGTGGCCATCAACCAGCAGCCGGTGAAGCTCAAGTactgcttcacctgcaggatGTTCCGGCCCCCGCGGACCTCCCACTGCAGCCTGTGTGACAACTGCGTGG AGCGCTTCGATCACCACTGCCCCTGGGTGGGGAACTGCGTGGGGAAGCGCAACTACCGTTTCTTCTACGCCTTCATCGTGTCGCTGTCCTTCCTGACGGCGTTCATCTTCGGCTGCGTCGCCACGCATCTGGCGCTGAGTAG gGGCCCAGGGGGGCCGAGGCCTGGTGTTCGCCCTGCAGGAGAGCCCTGGCAG TGCCGTCGAGCTGGCGATCTGTTTCTTCTCAGTCTGGTCCATTCTGGGCCTGTCGGGCTTCCATACGTACCTGGTGGCCTCCAACGTGACCACCAACGAAGACGTGAGGGAACTTTTTCTGCTTTGGGTGAAAGGCGCCCGGATAACGAGACGCTTCTCCGTCCCCCCTGTGACAGATCAAAGGCTCGTGGTCGGGGAAGAGCGGGGAGGGCGTCGCCAACCCGTACAGCCACCGCAGCGCCGTCCTCAACTGCTGCGCCACCCTCTGCGGACCCATGCCCCCCAG TTTGA
- the ctps1a gene encoding CTP synthase 1 has translation MMKYILVTGGVISGIGKGIIASSVGTILKSCGLHVTAIKIDPYINIDAGTFSPYEHGEVFVLDDGGEVDLDLGNYERFLDIRLTRDNNLTTGKIYQSVINKERRGDYLGKTVQVVPHITDAIQEWVVKQAKVSVDDDDVEPQVCVIELGGTVGDIESMPFIEAFRQFQFKVKRENFCNIHVSLIPQPGTTGEQKTKPTQNSVRELRGLGLSPDLIMCRCTTALETSVKEKISMFCHVEPEQVICVHDVSSIYRVPLLLESQGVVSYLSRRLNMPIETRPRKMLTKWKEMSDRSDRLLEQCSIALVGKYTKFSDSYASVIKALEHSALAISHKLEVKYIDSACLEPSTLQEEPVKYHEAWQKLCSSGGVLVPGGFGVRGTEGKIHAISWARKQKKPFLGVCLGMQLAVCEFARNELGWEDANSTEFDPETKHPVVIDMPEHNPGQMGGTMRLGKRRTLFKSPSSILRRLYGDAEYVEERHRHRFEVNPELKSHFEDKGFRFVGQDIEGERMEVIELDDHPYFVGVQYHPEFTSRPIKPSPPYLGLLLASAGKLQSYLQKGCRLSPRDTYSDQSGSSTPDSEISELKLPSISSE, from the exons ATGATGAAGTACATCCTGGTAACCGGAGGGGTCATCTCTGGCATTGGCAAAGGCATCATAGCGAGCAGCGTGGGCACCATCTTGAAGTCGTGCGGCCTGCATGTCACCGCCATCAAAATCGACCCCTACATCAACATCGACGCCGGCACCTTTTCTCCTTATGAGCACG GGGAAGTGTTTGTGCTGGACGACGGCGGCGAGGTGGACTTGGATCTGGGGAACTACGAGCGTTTCCTGGACATCCGGCTGACCAGAGACAACAACCTGACCACCGGCAAGATTTACCAGTCTGTCATCaacaaggagaggaggggagattaCCTGGGCAAGACGGTGCAGG TGGTGCCGCACATCACGGACGCCATCCAGGAGTGGGTGGTGAAACAGGCCAAAGTGTCGGTAGATGACGACGACGTGGAGCCTCAAGTTTGTGTCATCGAG ttAGGAGGGACGGTCGGAGATATCGAGAGCATGCCGTTCATCGAGGCCTTCAGGCAGTTCCAGTTTAAAGTGAAGAGGGAGAACTTCTGCAACATCCACGTCAGTCTGATCCCACAG CCCGGCACCACCGGAGAGCAGAAGACCAAACCCACCCAGAACAGCGTCAGAGAGCTCAGAGGTCTGGGTCTGTCCCCCGATCTT ATCATGTGCCGCTGCACCACCGCTCTGGAGACCTCGGTCAAAGAAAAGATCTCCATGTTCTGCCACGTGGAACCCGAGCAG GTCATCTGCGTGCACGACGTGTCGTCCATCTACAgggtgccgctgctgctggagagccaGGGCGTGGTGAGCTACCTGAGCCGGAGGCTGAACATGCCCATCGAGACCAGGCCCAGGAAGATGCTGACCAAGTGGAAGGAGATGTCGGACAG GTCGGACAGGCTGCTGGAGCAGTGCTCCATAGCGCTGGTGGGAAAGTACACCAAGTTCTCCGACTCCTATGCCTCCGTCATCAAGGCCCTGGAGCACTCGGCTCTGGCCATCAGCCACAAACTGGAGGTCAAG TACATCGACTCGGCGTGTCTGGAGCCGAGcaccctgcaggaggagccGGTGAAGTACCACGAGGCGTGGcagaagctctgcagctctgg CGGCGTCCTGGTTCCTGGAGGCTTCGGCGTCCGAGGAACTGAAGGGAAGATCCACGCCATCAGCTGGgccaggaagcagaagaaacCTTTTCTAG GCGTTTGTCTCGGGATGCAGCTGGCTGTGTGCGAGTTCGCCAGGAACGAGCTGGGCTGGGAAG ACGCCAACTCGACAGAGTTCGACCCAGAAACGAAGCACCCGGTG GTGATCGACATGCCGGAGCACAACCCCGGGCAGATGGGCGGGACCATGAGGCTCGGGAAGAGGCGGACGCTCTTCAAGTCCCCCAGCAGCATCCTGC GCAGACTCTACGGAGACGCCGAGTACGTGGAGGAGCGGCACCGACATCGCTTTGAG GTGAACCCAGAACTCAAGAGTCACTTTGAAGACAAGGGCTTCCGCTTTGTGGGTCAGGACATCGAGGGCGAGAGGATGGAGGTCATCGAGCTTGATG ACCATCCGTACTTCGTGGGTGTCCAGTACCACCCCGAGTTCACCTCTCGGCCCATCAAGCCGTCGCCTCCTTACCTGGGTCTGCTGCTGGCCTCAGCTGGGAAGCTGCAGAGCTACCTGCAGAAGGGCTGCCGCCTGTCTCCACG GGACACTTACAGTGACCAGAGTGGCAGCAGCACCCCAGACTCTGAGATATCAGAGCTGAAGCTACCGTCCATCTCCAGTGAGTGA
- the LOC130518065 gene encoding palmitoyltransferase ZDHHC18-B-like isoform X2, with amino-acid sequence MDSCEYEQIEPRARPTPAPTPPTRDGREERRRPRRRWEVFPGKNRFCCGGRVIMARQSGVFPLTLGLILLTCGLFFIFDCPFLVQHLTSCIPAIGGVLFLFVLLTLLRTSFSDPGILPRATPDEAAEVEKQIDGSGNASYRPPPRTLEVAINQQPVKLKYCFTCRMFRPPRTSHCSLCDNCVERFDHHCPWVGNCVGKRNYRFFYAFIVSLSFLTAFIFGCVATHLALRAQGGRGLVFALQESPGSAVELAICFFSVWSILGLSGFHTYLVASNVTTNEDIKGSWSGKSGEGVANPYSHRSAVLNCCATLCGPMPPSLIDRRGFLPQDESVQAGDGDTQPPAAAPPCPVSCCRRTHVWTLLRPAPPD; translated from the exons ATGGACAGCTGCGAGTATGAGCAGATCGAACCGCGGGCGCGACCCACGCCGGCGCCGACCCCCCCGACCCGGGACGGcagagaggagcggaggaggcCGAGGAGACGGTGGGAAGTTTTCCCGGGGAAGAACCGCTTCTGCTGCGGCGGCCGGGTCATCATGGCCCGGCAGAGCGGGGTCTTCCCCCTCACCCTGGGGCTCATCCTGCTCACCTGCGGCCTCTTCTTCATATTCGA CTGTCCCTTCCTGGTCCAACACCTGACCAGCTGCATACCCGCCATCGGGGgggtcctcttcctgtttgtgctgctcaCCCTGCTCCGGACCAGCTTCAGCGACCCGGGGATCCTGCCCCGAGCCACGCCGGACGAGGCCGCCGAGGTGGAGAAGCAGATCG acgGCTCCGGGAACGCCAGCTACCGCCCGCCGCCACGGACCCTGGAGGTGGCCATCAACCAGCAGCCGGTGAAGCTCAAGTactgcttcacctgcaggatGTTCCGGCCCCCGCGGACCTCCCACTGCAGCCTGTGTGACAACTGCGTGG AGCGCTTCGATCACCACTGCCCCTGGGTGGGGAACTGCGTGGGGAAGCGCAACTACCGTTTCTTCTACGCCTTCATCGTGTCGCTGTCCTTCCTGACGGCGTTCATCTTCGGCTGCGTCGCCACGCATCTGGCGCTGA gGGCCCAGGGGGGCCGAGGCCTGGTGTTCGCCCTGCAGGAGAGCCCTGGCAG TGCCGTCGAGCTGGCGATCTGTTTCTTCTCAGTCTGGTCCATTCTGGGCCTGTCGGGCTTCCATACGTACCTGGTGGCCTCCAACGTGACCACCAACGAAGAC ATCAAAGGCTCGTGGTCGGGGAAGAGCGGGGAGGGCGTCGCCAACCCGTACAGCCACCGCAGCGCCGTCCTCAACTGCTGCGCCACCCTCTGCGGACCCATGCCCCCCAG TTTGATTGACAGACGAGGTTTCCTGCCCCAGGACGAGTCGGTCCAGGCcggggacggggacacgcaGCCGCCCGCCGCCGCCCCT ccgtgtcctgtgtcctgttgcAGGAGGACACATGTCTGGACTTTGCTGCGTCCTGCACCGCCTGATTAA
- the LOC130518065 gene encoding palmitoyltransferase ZDHHC18-B-like isoform X4 → MDSCEYEQIEPRARPTPAPTPPTRDGREERRRPRRRWEVFPGKNRFCCGGRVIMARQSGVFPLTLGLILLTCGLFFIFDCPFLVQHLTSCIPAIGGVLFLFVLLTLLRTSFSDPGILPRATPDEAAEVEKQIDGSGNASYRPPPRTLEVAINQQPVKLKYCFTCRMFRPPRTSHCSLCDNCVERFDHHCPWVGNCVGKRNYRFFYAFIVSLSFLTAFIFGCVATHLALSRGPGGPRPGVRPAGEPWQCRRAGDLFLLSLVHSGPVGLPYVPGGLQRDHQRRHQRLVVGEERGGRRQPVQPPQRRPQLLRHPLRTHAPQFD, encoded by the exons ATGGACAGCTGCGAGTATGAGCAGATCGAACCGCGGGCGCGACCCACGCCGGCGCCGACCCCCCCGACCCGGGACGGcagagaggagcggaggaggcCGAGGAGACGGTGGGAAGTTTTCCCGGGGAAGAACCGCTTCTGCTGCGGCGGCCGGGTCATCATGGCCCGGCAGAGCGGGGTCTTCCCCCTCACCCTGGGGCTCATCCTGCTCACCTGCGGCCTCTTCTTCATATTCGA CTGTCCCTTCCTGGTCCAACACCTGACCAGCTGCATACCCGCCATCGGGGgggtcctcttcctgtttgtgctgctcaCCCTGCTCCGGACCAGCTTCAGCGACCCGGGGATCCTGCCCCGAGCCACGCCGGACGAGGCCGCCGAGGTGGAGAAGCAGATCG acgGCTCCGGGAACGCCAGCTACCGCCCGCCGCCACGGACCCTGGAGGTGGCCATCAACCAGCAGCCGGTGAAGCTCAAGTactgcttcacctgcaggatGTTCCGGCCCCCGCGGACCTCCCACTGCAGCCTGTGTGACAACTGCGTGG AGCGCTTCGATCACCACTGCCCCTGGGTGGGGAACTGCGTGGGGAAGCGCAACTACCGTTTCTTCTACGCCTTCATCGTGTCGCTGTCCTTCCTGACGGCGTTCATCTTCGGCTGCGTCGCCACGCATCTGGCGCTGAGTAG gGGCCCAGGGGGGCCGAGGCCTGGTGTTCGCCCTGCAGGAGAGCCCTGGCAG TGCCGTCGAGCTGGCGATCTGTTTCTTCTCAGTCTGGTCCATTCTGGGCCTGTCGGGCTTCCATACGTACCTGGTGGCCTCCAACGTGACCACCAACGAAGAC ATCAAAGGCTCGTGGTCGGGGAAGAGCGGGGAGGGCGTCGCCAACCCGTACAGCCACCGCAGCGCCGTCCTCAACTGCTGCGCCACCCTCTGCGGACCCATGCCCCCCAG TTTGATTGA
- the LOC130518063 gene encoding terminal nucleotidyltransferase 5A-like → MSSGDAPDHSRRVSVLCWDQVRRLDSILGESVPIHGRGNFPTLSVQPRQIVQVVRARLEERGVAVRDVKLNGSAASHVLHQDNGLGYKDLDLIFGLSLTDDRTFRLVKDVVLDCLVDFLPDGVCRERITALALKEAYVQKMVKVCNETDRWSLISLSNNTGKNVELKFVDTLRRQFEFSVDSFQITLDSLLLFDRCSETAMSEAFHPTVQGESMYGDFHEALGHLVSRTIATRSPEEIRGGGLLKYCHLLVRGFRPSSEAQMKQMQRYMCSRFFIDFPDIGEQQRKLEAYLQNHFAGIENKRYEYLLTLRRVVDESTVCLMGHERRQTLALISTLALRVMAEQNAIPALANITCYYQPAPYVRDVNFSNYYVAQVQSHLCSNSYQTWLPCS, encoded by the exons ATGTCCTCCGGAGATGCCCCGGACCACAGCCGGCGGGTCAGCGTGCTGTGTTGGGACCAAGTGCGGCGTTTAGACTCCATCCTGGGCGAGAGTGTCCCGATCCACGGCCGCGGAAACTTCCCCACACTGTCCGTGCAGCCCCGGCAGATCGTCCAG GTGGTCAGGGCACGACTGGAGGAGCGGGGCGTGGCGGTACGCGACGTCAAGCTGAACGGCTCGGCGGCCAGCCACGTGCTTCACCAGGACAACGGCCTCGGCTACAAAGACCTGGACCTGATCTTCGGCCTGAGTCTGACCGACGACAGGACCTTCCGCCTGGTGAAGGACGTGGTCCTGGACTGCCTGGTGGACTTCCTGCCCGACGGGGTGTGCAGGGAGCGCATCACCGCCCTCGCCCTGAAGGAGGCGTACGTGCAAAAGATGGTGAAGGTCTGCAACGAGACGGACCGCTGGAGCCTGATCTCGCTCTCCAACAACACCGGCAAGAACGTGGAGCTGAAGTTCGTGGACACGCTGAGGCGGCAGTTCGAGTTCAGCGTCGACTCCTTCCAGATCACCCTGGACTCGCTGCTGCTCTTCGACCGCTGCTCGGAGACGGCCATGTCCGAGGCCTTCCACCCCACGGTGCAGGGCGAGAGCATGTACGGGGACTTCCACGAGGCCCTGGGGCACCTGGTCTCCAGGACTATTGCCACCCGCAGCCCGGAGGAGATCCGCGGGGGCGGTTTGCTCAAgtactgccacctgctggtgcgCGGCTTCCGGCCGTCCTCCGAGGCTCAGATGAAGCAGATGCAGCGCTACATGTGCTCGCGCTTCTTTATTGACTTCCCCGACATCggcgagcagcagaggaagctggaggcgTACCTGCAGAACCACTTCGCCGGCATCGAGAACAAGCGCTACGAGTACCTGCTGACCCTGCGGCGGGTGGTGGACGAGAGCACCGTGTGCCTGATGGGACACGAGCGCAGGCAGACGCTGGCGCTCATCTCCACGCTGGCGCTGCGGGTCATGGCCGAGCAGAACGCCATCCCGGCGCTGGCCAACATCACCTGCTACTACCAGCCGGCGCCGTACGTGCGCGACgtcaacttcagcaactactaCGTGGCGCAGGTCCAGTCGCACCTGTGCAGTAACTCTTACCAGACGTGGCTGCCCTGCAGCTGA
- the rab42a gene encoding ras-related protein Rab-42a: MDILWQYQFRIILLGDSTVGKSSLLKRFTDGIYSDVADPTVGVDFYARSLDIEPGVKIKLQLWDTAGQERFRSITTSYYRNSVGGLLVFDLTNRKTFDHVREWHKEVSEHILPHHMVYILIGHKSDLNKDRKVSRDEAEQLAADLGVRYVETSAKCNSNVDRAFELLTRDIYELMKMGEIVTRDGWDGVKSGLTAKVLYPAEDEEEVAMATAEKGCHC, translated from the exons ATGGATATTTTGTGGCAATACCAGTTCCGAATCATTCTGCTCGGGGATTCGACGGTGGGCAAGTCGTCGCTGTTGAAGCGCTTCACGGACGGGATCTACAGCGACGTGGCGGACCCGACGGTCGGGGTGGATTTCTACGCCCGCTCGCTGGACATCGAGCCCGGCGTGAAGAtcaagctgcagctgtgggacaCTGCGGGACAGGAGCGGTTCAG ATCCATCACCACGTCGTACTACCGGAACTCTGTGGGCGGGCTTCTCGTCTTCGATCTGACCAACCGCAAGACCTTCGACCATGTGAGGGAGTGGCACAAGGAGGTGAGTGAGCACATCCTGCCTCACCACATGGTTTACATCCTCATCGGCCACAAGAGCGACCTCAACAAGGACCGCAAGGTGAGCAGGGACGAGGCGGAGCAGCTGGCGGCCGACCTGGGCGTCCGCTACGTGGAGACGTCGGCCAAGTGCAACAGCAACGTGGACCGGGCCTTCGAGCTGCTGACCAGAGACATCTACGAGCTGATGAAGATGGGGGAGATCGTGACGCGCGACGGCTGGGACGGGGTGAAGAGCGGCCTCACCGCCAAGGTCCTCTACCCGGccgaggacgaagaggaagtCGCCATGGCGACGGCCGAGAAGGGCTGCCACTGCTGA